A portion of the Myxococcus guangdongensis genome contains these proteins:
- a CDS encoding TolC family protein — protein sequence MFLHALVTSVLLTQAPVPAPQAAPDAPVRSAPAQEQAPAAQKATLPLLSFTEALELAEKQSPSLDAARARLQQSRELGNKAWSGYLPSITASGSYTRFPMELTFTLPGVPDPIPLQKQNQLAGQLNAQQALLVPRLWPAIKNAYLGERAAELTAENTRRETLFAVAQAYLGAASLREAMAVQEQLLEVRRGFERDAQNRFEVGDVERLAVLRATLDRKEAEQEVVRSRNAYATAKSALAALLGRPVDFDVAPPQETAVAVPTEAKDAASAEKTALERRPDVAAARINVDVARGGRKQVLAEYLPSLHATGAYSATNTAGLTGQTTTWTAGLALSWNLFDGGLREANLRESSGKIAEANADLRGAEEQIRDQVRKARGELETAEVNLATAEERVKLAVESARLAKESFDAGASTYLQVTDVNATLAGAQLSSVAEALNVQLSRLALARAMGLFDPTGHSLAKP from the coding sequence ATGTTCCTCCATGCTCTCGTCACCAGCGTCCTGCTGACCCAGGCCCCCGTACCGGCACCCCAGGCGGCGCCCGATGCGCCGGTGCGCTCCGCGCCCGCCCAGGAGCAGGCTCCCGCGGCCCAGAAGGCCACGCTCCCCCTGCTCTCCTTCACCGAGGCGCTCGAGCTCGCGGAGAAGCAGAGCCCCAGCCTCGACGCGGCCCGCGCGCGGCTCCAGCAGTCGCGGGAGCTGGGCAACAAGGCCTGGTCCGGATACCTGCCGAGCATCACCGCGAGCGGCTCGTACACCCGCTTCCCCATGGAGCTGACCTTCACGCTCCCGGGCGTCCCGGACCCCATCCCGCTCCAGAAGCAGAACCAGCTCGCCGGGCAGCTCAACGCGCAGCAGGCGCTGCTGGTGCCCAGGCTGTGGCCCGCCATCAAGAACGCCTACCTGGGTGAGCGCGCCGCGGAGCTGACGGCGGAGAACACCCGCCGCGAGACCCTCTTCGCCGTGGCCCAGGCCTACCTGGGCGCCGCCAGCCTGCGCGAGGCGATGGCCGTGCAGGAGCAGCTGCTCGAGGTCCGCCGGGGCTTCGAGCGCGACGCGCAGAACCGCTTCGAGGTGGGCGACGTGGAGCGGCTGGCCGTCCTGCGCGCGACGCTGGACCGCAAGGAGGCCGAGCAGGAGGTGGTGCGCAGCCGCAACGCCTACGCCACCGCGAAGAGCGCGCTGGCCGCGCTGCTCGGGCGCCCCGTGGACTTCGACGTCGCGCCGCCCCAGGAGACCGCCGTCGCGGTGCCCACCGAGGCGAAGGACGCGGCCTCCGCGGAGAAGACCGCGCTGGAGCGACGCCCGGATGTCGCCGCCGCGCGCATCAACGTGGACGTGGCGCGGGGCGGCCGCAAGCAGGTCCTGGCCGAGTACCTCCCCAGCCTGCACGCCACGGGCGCCTATTCGGCGACGAACACCGCGGGCCTCACGGGGCAGACGACCACCTGGACCGCGGGGCTGGCCCTGTCCTGGAACCTGTTCGACGGCGGGCTGCGCGAGGCCAACCTGCGCGAGTCCTCCGGCAAGATCGCGGAAGCCAACGCCGACCTGCGGGGCGCGGAGGAGCAGATTCGCGACCAGGTGCGCAAGGCGCGCGGCGAGCTGGAGACGGCCGAGGTCAACCTGGCCACGGCCGAGGAGCGGGTGAAGCTGGCCGTGGAGAGCGCGCGGCTGGCGAAGGAGAGCTTCGATGCCGGCGCCTCGACGTACCTCCAGGTGACGGACGTCAACGCGACGCTCGCCGGCGCGCAGCTCTCCTCCGTGGCCGAGGCGCTCAACGTGCAGCTGTCACGCCTGGCCCTGGCGCGGGCGATGGGCCTGTTCGACCCCACCGGCCACTCGCTGGCGAAGCCGTAG
- a CDS encoding DoxX family protein, giving the protein MTTRAVGGGKPSRALSVGLWSVQVLLALLFVGTGLWKLFTPVSQLAAMIPWAGQVPGALFHLTAVVDLLGGLGVLLPSLTGIRPRLTAWAALGCAALQVSAIVFHVSRGEAASTPFNVLLVALSLFVFWGRRSA; this is encoded by the coding sequence ATGACGACTCGGGCTGTCGGCGGCGGAAAGCCGTCCAGGGCGCTCTCGGTGGGGCTGTGGAGCGTCCAGGTGTTGCTGGCCCTGCTGTTCGTGGGCACGGGGCTCTGGAAGCTCTTCACGCCCGTCTCCCAGCTGGCCGCGATGATTCCCTGGGCGGGACAGGTGCCGGGAGCGTTGTTCCACCTGACGGCGGTGGTGGACCTGTTGGGCGGGCTCGGCGTCCTGCTGCCCTCGCTCACCGGCATCCGCCCGAGGCTGACGGCCTGGGCCGCGCTGGGCTGCGCGGCGCTCCAGGTCAGCGCCATCGTCTTCCACGTGTCACGCGGCGAGGCGGCGAGCACGCCCTTCAACGTCCTGCTCGTCGCGCTCTCGCTCTTCGTCTTCTGGGGCCGCCGCTCCGCGTGA
- a CDS encoding winged helix-turn-helix transcriptional regulator translates to MKSPGNGKMTLSYEDCVAMREILSLIGDKWSVMVIVNLSEGAVRFSDLKRAIEGISQRVLTHTLRGLERDGLVKRTVHPTKPPSVNYVLTALGRTLIDPVSALARWAHQNRPEIERARESFERATP, encoded by the coding sequence TTGAAGTCACCAGGTAACGGAAAGATGACCCTGAGCTACGAGGACTGCGTCGCGATGCGCGAAATCCTCAGCCTCATCGGCGACAAGTGGAGCGTGATGGTCATCGTCAACCTCTCCGAGGGCGCCGTGCGCTTCAGCGACCTCAAGCGCGCCATCGAGGGCATCTCCCAGCGGGTGCTGACCCACACCCTGCGCGGGCTCGAGCGCGATGGCCTGGTCAAACGCACCGTCCATCCCACGAAGCCCCCCAGCGTGAACTACGTGCTGACGGCGCTGGGACGCACCCTCATCGACCCCGTCAGCGCCCTGGCCCGCTGGGCCCACCAGAACCGGCCGGAAATCGAGCGCGCCCGCGAGAGCTTCGAGCGCGCGACGCCCTGA
- a CDS encoding winged helix-turn-helix transcriptional regulator codes for MARKRDDDSKTNCAVEAALGVIGGRWKGVVLYWLLKGTHRFGELRKRLPNCSQRMLTLQLRELEEDGLVKRTVYPEVPHRVEYELTPFGRSLEPVLLGLRDWGDRYKRRLQRAA; via the coding sequence ATGGCTCGCAAGCGCGACGATGACTCGAAGACGAACTGCGCGGTGGAGGCCGCCCTCGGCGTCATCGGTGGGCGCTGGAAGGGCGTGGTGCTGTACTGGTTGTTGAAGGGTACGCATCGCTTCGGAGAGCTGCGCAAGCGGCTGCCGAACTGCAGCCAGCGCATGCTCACGCTCCAGCTTCGGGAGCTGGAGGAGGACGGGCTCGTCAAGCGCACCGTCTACCCGGAGGTGCCGCACCGCGTGGAGTACGAGCTCACCCCGTTCGGCCGCTCGCTGGAGCCGGTGCTCCTGGGCCTGCGCGATTGGGGAGACCGGTACAAGCGCCGCTTGCAGCGCGCGGCGTGA
- a CDS encoding zinc-dependent alcohol dehydrogenase family protein — protein MKTWELQPRPGFDALTRAERPSQSVGAHEVKVRVRAVSLNYRDLLITRGAEKNLTSPRVPVSDGAGEVVEVGSAVTRWKVGDRVMANFFPHWVDGELSDAHHASALGGSLADGMLREEVVLPEHAWVRIPKGYSFEEAATLPCAGLTAWQALFEVTSLRPGETVLLQGSGGVSVFALQLAKASGARVLMTSSSADKAVRLRELGAEEVIDYRADAKWGERAKALTGGRGVDLVVDVGGQATFDQSSAALRYGGSMSMLGVLTGGRGEVNLGAVFQRRQTVHGVYVGSVSMFERFVAALEHNRIKPIIDRVFPFEDARAAWEYLASAQHLGKVVVSLP, from the coding sequence ATGAAGACATGGGAACTGCAGCCGAGGCCGGGGTTCGATGCACTCACGCGGGCCGAGCGCCCGTCTCAGAGCGTGGGCGCGCACGAGGTGAAGGTCCGCGTCAGGGCGGTGTCGCTCAACTACCGCGACCTGCTCATCACCCGGGGGGCCGAGAAGAACCTCACCTCCCCACGCGTGCCCGTCTCGGATGGCGCGGGCGAGGTGGTGGAGGTGGGCTCGGCCGTCACGCGCTGGAAGGTGGGCGACCGGGTGATGGCCAACTTCTTCCCCCACTGGGTCGACGGTGAGCTGAGCGACGCGCACCACGCCAGCGCGCTCGGCGGCTCGCTCGCCGACGGCATGCTGCGCGAGGAGGTGGTGCTGCCCGAGCACGCTTGGGTGCGCATCCCGAAGGGGTACTCGTTCGAGGAGGCGGCCACCCTCCCCTGCGCCGGGCTCACCGCGTGGCAGGCGCTGTTCGAGGTCACCTCGCTCCGGCCGGGTGAGACGGTGCTGCTCCAGGGCTCGGGCGGCGTGTCCGTGTTCGCGCTCCAACTGGCGAAGGCCTCGGGCGCGCGGGTGCTGATGACGTCGAGCAGCGCGGACAAGGCGGTGCGGCTGCGCGAGCTGGGCGCGGAGGAGGTCATCGACTACCGCGCGGACGCGAAGTGGGGCGAGCGGGCGAAGGCGCTCACCGGCGGCCGGGGCGTGGACCTGGTGGTCGACGTGGGCGGACAGGCCACCTTCGACCAGTCCTCCGCGGCGCTGCGCTACGGCGGCAGCATGAGCATGCTCGGCGTGCTCACCGGAGGCCGGGGTGAGGTCAACCTGGGCGCGGTGTTCCAACGGCGGCAGACGGTGCACGGCGTCTACGTGGGCTCGGTCTCCATGTTCGAGCGCTTCGTCGCCGCCCTGGAGCACAACCGCATCAAGCCCATCATCGACCGCGTGTTCCCCTTCGAAGACGCCCGCGCCGCCTGGGAGTACCTGGCCAGCGCGCAGCACCTGGGCAAGGTCGTGGTGAGCCTCCCATGA
- a CDS encoding NAD(P)H-dependent oxidoreductase codes for MNVLIVYAHPEPRSLNGALKDLAVSHLTQLGHTVRVSDLYAMGWKATADAGDFLAHPEGERLAYARASKVAFAGGTQRADVVAEQEKLLWAQAVIFQFPLWWFSMPAILKGWVDRVFAYGFAYGVGVHGGERWGDRYGEGTLTGRRAMLSVTIGGRAPHYTDRGVNGALDDLLFPIQHGVIYYPGMEALPPFSLYMSDRLTPEEWPSVEQAYKARLEGLFTDAPIPFRRQNGGHYDTQQVLKPGLGLGAAGTRIHLLQPGEPEQTRLTSTMSG; via the coding sequence ATGAACGTCCTCATCGTCTACGCCCACCCCGAGCCGCGTTCACTCAACGGCGCGCTGAAGGACCTGGCGGTGAGCCACCTCACACAGCTCGGGCACACGGTGCGGGTCTCGGACCTGTACGCGATGGGCTGGAAGGCCACCGCCGATGCGGGTGACTTCCTGGCGCATCCCGAGGGGGAGCGGCTGGCCTACGCCCGGGCCTCGAAGGTCGCGTTCGCGGGCGGCACCCAGCGCGCGGACGTCGTGGCCGAGCAGGAGAAGCTGCTCTGGGCCCAGGCCGTCATCTTCCAGTTCCCGCTGTGGTGGTTCTCGATGCCGGCCATCCTGAAGGGCTGGGTCGACCGGGTCTTCGCCTACGGGTTCGCGTATGGCGTGGGCGTCCACGGCGGTGAGCGCTGGGGAGACCGCTACGGCGAGGGCACCCTCACGGGCCGCCGCGCCATGCTCTCCGTCACCATCGGCGGGCGGGCGCCGCACTACACGGACCGCGGGGTGAACGGCGCGCTCGACGACCTGCTCTTCCCCATCCAGCACGGCGTCATCTACTACCCGGGGATGGAGGCGCTCCCACCGTTCAGCCTCTACATGTCGGACCGGCTCACGCCCGAGGAGTGGCCCTCCGTGGAGCAGGCCTACAAGGCACGGCTGGAGGGGTTGTTCACGGACGCGCCCATCCCGTTCCGCAGGCAGAACGGCGGGCACTACGACACCCAGCAGGTGTTGAAGCCCGGCCTCGGACTCGGCGCGGCGGGCACGCGCATCCACCTGCTCCAGCCGGGGGAGCCGGAGCAGACCCGCCTCACCTCGACGATGTCTGGCTGA
- a CDS encoding alpha/beta hydrolase-fold protein, giving the protein MTMPRLGRRVRYLLPVVLLSLVLGFTWTELTRSRGDQRSSFTPASQRCDSEGPLRYCVNTAVGGTNGDIVYHLHGRNLDEALWNDDTYFTGMLQARWQTAGVLPPTVITVSYGPTWLLTPKGKQAQSGLLEDFMSRLPALEDQVGHPRRRILLGESMGGLNVLIAGLTHPTRFAKVAALCPGVYTDTPFSSLGAIRATMARTGASPKIVFGVWLLARKYVADEAEWRRVAPLDLVTRLGPDAPELYLSCGLYDAYGNYEGTERLARLARERGIQTEWHPLYGGHCASDVASLADFLVNGSAQLSQTSSR; this is encoded by the coding sequence ATGACCATGCCTCGCCTTGGGCGGCGGGTTCGATACCTGCTGCCCGTCGTCTTGCTTTCCCTCGTGCTCGGGTTCACCTGGACGGAGCTCACGCGCAGCCGTGGCGACCAACGCTCCTCCTTCACGCCCGCGAGTCAGCGATGTGATTCGGAAGGGCCCCTGCGCTACTGCGTCAACACGGCCGTCGGGGGGACCAACGGAGACATCGTCTATCACCTCCACGGGCGCAACCTCGATGAGGCCCTCTGGAACGACGACACCTACTTCACCGGGATGTTGCAGGCGCGCTGGCAGACCGCGGGCGTCTTGCCTCCCACGGTCATCACCGTGTCCTACGGTCCGACGTGGCTCCTGACGCCGAAGGGGAAGCAGGCGCAGAGCGGCCTGCTCGAGGACTTCATGTCACGGCTGCCCGCGCTCGAGGACCAGGTGGGACACCCCCGGCGGCGAATCCTGCTGGGGGAGTCGATGGGCGGGCTCAATGTCCTCATCGCGGGCCTCACCCATCCGACGCGGTTCGCGAAGGTCGCGGCGCTGTGTCCGGGCGTCTACACCGACACGCCGTTCTCCTCGCTGGGCGCCATCCGGGCCACGATGGCGCGCACCGGGGCCAGTCCGAAGATCGTGTTCGGTGTCTGGCTGTTGGCGCGCAAGTACGTGGCGGACGAAGCCGAGTGGCGCCGCGTCGCGCCCCTGGACCTGGTCACGCGACTGGGGCCCGACGCTCCGGAGCTCTACCTCTCCTGCGGCCTCTACGATGCCTACGGCAACTACGAAGGCACCGAGCGCCTGGCCCGACTTGCCCGCGAGCGGGGAATCCAGACCGAGTGGCATCCCCTCTATGGCGGCCACTGTGCGTCGGACGTGGCGTCGCTCGCGGACTTCCTCGTGAACGGGTCGGCGCAGCTCAGCCAGACATCGTCGAGGTGA
- a CDS encoding putative peptidoglycan glycosyltransferase FtsW/RodA encodes MSVRFQRRVAELLCAALQFLLPPKQRDWGLAIRAELAEIAEDSQALWFALESFRGLAPRAIGLLLLQPFLSLLGVVVRVSRTRGGLGPEAVGVLCAVGAVCLGLVYMTLAGAPARYLGGNVGALVIGLVLWALVRRASAPVGRGAGALILGLSGLLLATSLLGFRVEGASRWVGFGGVFLQPSLILLPLMLVGYSRTRTPLATLGMVVAALAMALQPDRAMAAMMTLALATVAATRVDRSTLSAFAASLLAFVVTLLRPDALPATPFVDQILFSSFAVHALAGLAVVAGLGLLLVPVMMRRVCGEDGRTACFTFGATWLAGILAAALGNHPTPLVGYGGSAILGYLLSLALLPRPVRRQGAGSTSAAPDKPLPSRDLQTKLTLA; translated from the coding sequence ATGAGCGTCCGCTTCCAGCGTCGCGTGGCGGAGCTGTTGTGCGCCGCCTTGCAGTTCCTCCTGCCACCGAAGCAGCGCGACTGGGGCCTGGCCATCCGCGCGGAGCTCGCGGAGATTGCCGAGGACTCCCAGGCGCTGTGGTTCGCGCTGGAGAGCTTCCGTGGGTTGGCGCCGCGTGCCATCGGCCTGCTCCTGCTTCAGCCCTTCCTCTCCCTGCTGGGCGTCGTCGTCCGGGTGTCACGCACGCGGGGTGGCCTCGGCCCGGAGGCCGTCGGTGTGCTCTGCGCGGTCGGCGCGGTCTGTCTGGGGCTCGTCTACATGACGCTCGCGGGGGCGCCCGCCCGCTACCTCGGCGGCAACGTGGGGGCGCTCGTCATCGGACTGGTCCTGTGGGCCCTCGTCCGTCGCGCCTCGGCGCCCGTCGGTCGCGGGGCCGGAGCGCTGATTCTCGGGCTCTCGGGCCTGCTGCTCGCGACCTCGCTCCTCGGCTTCCGCGTCGAGGGCGCCTCTCGCTGGGTCGGGTTCGGTGGCGTGTTCCTGCAACCGAGCCTCATCCTGCTGCCGCTCATGCTCGTCGGCTACTCCCGGACGCGCACGCCGCTCGCGACCCTCGGAATGGTCGTCGCCGCGCTGGCGATGGCGCTCCAGCCCGACCGGGCGATGGCGGCCATGATGACCCTGGCGCTGGCGACCGTCGCGGCGACGCGTGTGGACCGGTCGACGCTCAGCGCCTTCGCGGCCAGCCTCCTGGCGTTCGTGGTGACGCTGCTGCGCCCCGACGCGCTCCCGGCCACTCCCTTCGTCGACCAGATCCTCTTCTCCTCCTTCGCGGTCCACGCCCTCGCGGGCCTCGCCGTCGTGGCCGGCCTGGGCCTCCTGCTCGTCCCGGTGATGATGCGGCGTGTGTGTGGAGAGGACGGCCGCACGGCCTGCTTCACCTTCGGGGCGACCTGGCTCGCGGGGATCCTCGCCGCCGCGCTCGGAAATCATCCGACCCCGCTCGTGGGCTACGGCGGCAGCGCGATCCTCGGCTACCTCCTGAGCCTCGCGCTCCTGCCGAGGCCCGTGCGACGACAGGGGGCTGGCTCGACGAGCGCGGCGCCCGACAAGCCGCTGCCGTCGCGCGACCTCCAGACGAAGCTCACGCTGGCCTAG
- a CDS encoding PadR family transcriptional regulator: MPRTRALSNHARAVLAALLDAGEGWSHGYELCRLAEVKSGTLYPLLIRLEAQGYLEAEWQQPEEGGRPPRHAYRLTQTGVQLARDNPPDGKVATRRGLREVPT; the protein is encoded by the coding sequence ATGCCACGAACCCGCGCCTTGTCGAACCACGCCCGCGCCGTGCTCGCCGCCTTGCTGGACGCAGGGGAGGGCTGGTCGCACGGGTATGAGCTGTGTCGGCTCGCGGAGGTGAAGTCGGGCACGCTCTATCCGCTGCTGATTCGCCTCGAGGCGCAGGGCTACCTCGAGGCCGAGTGGCAGCAGCCGGAGGAGGGTGGGCGGCCGCCGAGGCACGCCTATCGCCTGACCCAGACAGGGGTCCAGCTCGCGCGGGACAATCCGCCGGACGGCAAGGTGGCGACCCGCCGCGGTCTTCGCGAGGTGCCGACATGA
- a CDS encoding alpha/beta hydrolase family protein — translation MRDADTTAGDFLTAMGSRDFVAATSRLDARAKAALSPENLALAWDTQLTALGPLSSWSIVQRAKKGEHDVRVALLKFERGELNAVFAIVPETQEVAAIHLVPAQAAPPATVSVAPYVDASAFRSEEVSVGKAPWELQGTLTVPAGAGPFPGIILVHGSGPHDRDETLGPNKPFKDLAEGLSSRGIAVLRYDKRTLRYASQFANGISMDDEVVVDAVAAVEVLKARADIDLKRIFVVGHSLGALLAPEIAVRAAPVAGAVLLAPPGRTPWDLVLAQLRYLEQPPELIAGVEKDVALLKAGKLGDKKLLGAPAAYWRDWASRDGVAMAKKLARPPLILRGERDYQVVEEDLAVWRKGLPSAGVVTIPGSNHLFIQGTGKPNPAEYQRPGHVDARVVDQVSAFIAGR, via the coding sequence ATGCGTGACGCCGATACGACGGCGGGCGATTTCCTGACCGCGATGGGGAGTCGAGACTTCGTGGCCGCGACCTCCAGGTTGGATGCGAGGGCGAAGGCCGCGCTGTCGCCGGAGAACCTCGCGCTGGCCTGGGACACGCAGCTCACGGCGCTGGGCCCATTGTCTTCGTGGTCCATCGTCCAGCGCGCGAAGAAGGGGGAGCACGACGTCCGGGTGGCGCTGCTGAAGTTCGAGCGGGGCGAGCTCAACGCCGTCTTCGCCATCGTCCCCGAGACGCAGGAGGTCGCCGCCATCCACCTCGTCCCCGCGCAGGCCGCGCCACCGGCCACCGTGTCCGTCGCGCCGTACGTCGATGCCTCGGCCTTCCGGAGCGAGGAGGTCTCGGTGGGGAAGGCGCCGTGGGAGCTGCAGGGGACGCTGACGGTGCCCGCGGGCGCGGGGCCCTTCCCGGGCATCATCCTGGTCCATGGCTCCGGGCCCCATGACAGGGACGAGACGCTGGGGCCCAACAAGCCGTTCAAGGACCTGGCCGAGGGGCTCTCCTCGCGAGGCATCGCGGTGCTGCGCTACGACAAGCGGACGCTGCGGTACGCCAGTCAGTTCGCCAACGGCATCTCGATGGATGACGAGGTCGTCGTCGATGCCGTCGCCGCCGTGGAGGTCCTCAAGGCCCGCGCGGACATCGACCTGAAGCGAATCTTCGTGGTGGGGCACAGCCTGGGGGCCTTGCTGGCACCGGAGATCGCCGTCCGCGCCGCCCCCGTCGCTGGAGCCGTCCTGCTGGCACCTCCAGGGCGCACGCCCTGGGACCTGGTCCTCGCGCAGCTGCGCTACCTCGAGCAGCCTCCGGAGCTCATCGCGGGCGTCGAGAAGGACGTGGCGCTGCTGAAGGCGGGGAAGCTCGGCGACAAGAAGCTCCTGGGCGCTCCCGCCGCGTACTGGCGGGACTGGGCATCGCGAGATGGCGTCGCGATGGCGAAGAAGCTCGCGCGGCCTCCGCTCATCCTGCGCGGTGAGCGCGACTACCAGGTCGTCGAGGAGGACCTGGCGGTGTGGCGCAAGGGGCTGCCCTCGGCCGGGGTGGTGACGATTCCAGGCAGCAACCACCTGTTCATCCAGGGCACCGGCAAGCCAAACCCCGCCGAGTACCAGCGGCCAGGGCACGTGGACGCGCGGGTGGTCGACCAGGTCTCGGCCTTCATCGCGGGTCGATGA
- a CDS encoding SdpI family protein: MRISRANAVGLGFVIVSFAMAAVFYERLPDSIPTHWNAKGVADGYTAKPWGPFMQPLVMAGVYLLMRVLPRISPRGYRMERFQSVYEFVVAMLLAFLFLVNGLVLLAGLGVEVPMARALHAGTGLLFMTLGNFMGKVTKNFFFGIRTPWTLANDEVWLRTHRLGGKLFVLAGLALVVTGLMGAGPEWVLVLVGVVVVIPVVYSYVISRRLEGGSTNDEGTPRSL, encoded by the coding sequence ATGCGAATCAGCCGCGCGAACGCAGTGGGTCTGGGGTTCGTCATCGTGTCGTTCGCGATGGCGGCGGTGTTCTACGAGCGGCTGCCAGACTCCATCCCCACGCACTGGAACGCGAAGGGCGTGGCGGATGGCTACACGGCGAAGCCCTGGGGGCCCTTCATGCAGCCGCTGGTGATGGCGGGCGTGTACCTGTTGATGCGCGTGCTTCCCCGCATCTCACCCCGGGGCTATCGGATGGAGCGGTTCCAGTCCGTCTACGAGTTCGTCGTGGCGATGCTGCTCGCGTTCCTGTTCCTGGTGAACGGGCTGGTGCTGCTCGCGGGGCTGGGCGTGGAGGTGCCCATGGCGCGTGCGCTCCACGCGGGGACGGGCTTGCTCTTCATGACGCTGGGCAACTTCATGGGGAAGGTCACCAAGAACTTCTTCTTCGGCATCCGCACGCCCTGGACGCTGGCGAACGACGAGGTCTGGCTGCGGACGCATCGGTTGGGCGGGAAGCTCTTCGTGCTCGCGGGCCTCGCGCTCGTCGTCACGGGGTTGATGGGGGCCGGGCCGGAATGGGTGCTCGTGCTCGTGGGCGTGGTGGTCGTGATTCCGGTCGTCTACTCGTATGTCATCTCGCGTCGCCTCGAGGGCGGTTCGACGAATGACGAAGGCACCCCGCGGTCTCTGTGA
- a CDS encoding autorepressor SdpR family transcription factor gives MRTQEVFKAISDPTRRKVLKLLQGGSKSAGELAEAFDITKGSLSHHFNVLKAADLVRSERRGQQIVYSLNTTVFEDVAALLMDLFKVEKKNGEP, from the coding sequence ATGCGGACGCAGGAGGTCTTCAAGGCGATCTCGGATCCAACGCGGCGCAAGGTGCTCAAGCTCTTGCAGGGGGGCTCGAAGAGCGCCGGTGAGCTCGCGGAGGCGTTCGACATCACGAAGGGCTCGCTGTCGCATCACTTCAACGTCTTGAAGGCGGCGGACCTGGTGCGCAGCGAGCGACGGGGACAGCAGATCGTCTACTCCCTCAACACCACGGTGTTCGAGGACGTGGCGGCGCTGTTGATGGACCTCTTCAAGGTCGAGAAGAAGAACGGAGAGCCGTGA
- a CDS encoding M28 family peptidase yields MVIRERAAEAVVPSPDRAAVEAETRLLRWVEHLAIPRHFVVNARNNAWVRDALAKAFERMGLEVQLQGRYGNVVALPRGAKGRTVTFVAAHYDSVPNCPGADDNASGLAVMLECARALALSGAGEGVGFLAFNAEEDGFLGSYDFVTHGVPALPCGLGTTHVLEMVGFRERSGVAQALPLPWVPKGLRSPDFLGLLAKGRSNVAVDRALGSDAAAGLRLMGAKTWGPLYRLLPDLARSDHVPFWLADRPAVLWTDTANFRNPHYHRATDTPDTLDPSFMREVSELLVAVVSAESAG; encoded by the coding sequence ATGGTCATTCGAGAGCGAGCAGCGGAAGCGGTGGTGCCATCTCCCGACAGGGCGGCCGTGGAGGCCGAGACGCGGTTGCTCCGGTGGGTGGAGCACCTGGCCATCCCCCGTCACTTCGTCGTGAACGCGCGCAACAACGCCTGGGTTCGAGACGCGCTGGCGAAGGCGTTCGAGCGGATGGGGCTCGAGGTCCAGCTCCAGGGGCGCTACGGGAACGTGGTGGCGCTGCCCCGGGGCGCGAAGGGGCGCACGGTGACGTTCGTGGCCGCCCACTACGACAGCGTGCCGAACTGCCCCGGCGCGGACGACAACGCGAGCGGGCTGGCGGTGATGCTCGAGTGTGCCCGCGCACTGGCGCTCAGCGGTGCGGGGGAGGGCGTCGGCTTCCTCGCGTTCAACGCGGAGGAGGACGGGTTCCTGGGCAGCTACGACTTCGTCACCCATGGCGTGCCGGCGCTGCCGTGCGGGCTCGGCACGACGCACGTGCTGGAGATGGTCGGCTTTCGCGAGCGCTCGGGCGTGGCGCAGGCGCTGCCGTTGCCGTGGGTGCCCAAGGGCCTGCGCTCGCCGGACTTCCTCGGGCTGCTCGCGAAGGGGCGCTCCAATGTCGCGGTGGACCGGGCCCTGGGCTCGGACGCGGCGGCGGGGCTGCGGTTGATGGGCGCGAAGACGTGGGGACCGCTCTACCGCTTGCTGCCCGACCTGGCCCGCAGCGACCACGTCCCGTTCTGGCTGGCCGACCGCCCGGCGGTGCTCTGGACCGACACCGCGAACTTCCGCAACCCCCACTACCACCGCGCCACGGACACCCCCGACACGCTGGACCCTTCGTTCATGCGCGAGGTGTCCGAGCTGCTCGTCGCCGTCGTCTCCGCCGAATCGGCCGGCTGA